The proteins below come from a single Benincasa hispida cultivar B227 chromosome 4, ASM972705v1, whole genome shotgun sequence genomic window:
- the LOC120076729 gene encoding uncharacterized protein LOC120076729 isoform X2 — MIRELALLFDVNKSGDGCEGISQRKSIPERFMGMRAALLTNNSSVQYLGSELGISSLRLDELMQMNHLGLPPVDFLASELLKKLGFQDGKIQDTSEFDLLFVHIGVGDEDKTASDEMKFIDALVGDILEKTRPGSEIGSRLHLSLLMSYGHVFKDDESSLSVLTSKGVQNSDLSVLFPRQSYTMMGEVLRTDVRHHSPMLAAQWQYGVTRKDKAESFSFKEFKEQGCNLVIPADRFIHEVAFKLWKAPKYGA; from the exons ATGATTCGAGAGCTTGCACTTCTATTTGACGTCAACAAG AGTGGGGACGGTTGCGAAGGAATTAGTCAGAGAAAGTCCATACCTGAAAG GTTCATGGGAATGAGAGCTGCATTACTGACAAATAATTCAAGTGTGCAATATTTGGGCTCTGAACTTGGCATCTCTTCGTTGCGACTGGATGAGTTGATGCAAATGAACCATCTTGGGTTGCCACCGGTTGACTTTCTGGCCTCTGAATTGCTGAAGAAGCTTGGCTTTCAAGATGGGAAAATACAGGATACAAGTGAGTTTGATTTATTGTTTGTGCATATAGGAGTTGGTGACGAAGACAAAACAGCTTCGgatgaaatgaaatttattgATGCTTTGGTTGGTGATATATTGGAAAAGACTCGGCCTGGTTCAGAAATTGGTTCCCGTTTGCACTTGTCCCTTCTGATGAGCTATGGACATGTCTTTAAGGATGATGAAAGCAGCTTGTCTGTTTTGACTTCCAAAGGTGTGCAAAATTCTGATTTGTCAGTGCTCTTTCCTCGTCAAAGTTACACGATGATGGGGGAGGTCCTGCGGACTGATGTTCG GCACCATTCACCCATGTTAGCTGCTCAGTGGCAATACGGAGTAACCCGCAAAGATAAAGCAGAATCATTTTCTTTCAAGGAGTTTAAAGAG caaGGTTGCAACCTAGTAATACCAGCCGACAGATTTATACATGAGGTGGCATTTAAGCTTTGGAAGGCCCCCAAGTATGGAGCTTGA